The following proteins are encoded in a genomic region of Nocardioides sp. cx-173:
- a CDS encoding APC family permease, with translation MATQEEGQPTASQTSAPGRTFISWTSMAILIATAVASVRGLPAMAAYDWASIFLYVLPAILFMVPVALVAAELASGWKGGVFVWVKEAYGDQIGFFAIWQQWMQNVAWYPAQLAFFASALAYVFDPSLANSGLFTGLVILVVYWFSTLIATRGVDAFAKVGTWGFLIGTIVPAAALIVFAVIYWQDGGTSHLPAVGDAEWFPKFTGLASIVLIVSNFLSYAGMEMNAVHVTEMRRPSIEFPKAIVLSVVLILFVFILPTLAISIGVPGSSVNLTQGVLQAFDVFFHHLGMSWGTTVMALLIVVGILASVVTWIPGPSKGLLLVGKEGYLPPRLQGTNSRGMQVPIMVVQGLIVTAMAVLFAVLPSVQSVFWILTAMAVQLYLLMYMVMFLAAMRLRRTHPNVKRGFRTPLMPVVGTVGFLGSLAAFLLGFVEPSGNADATPQGVYILILVAGIVVLGVWPFVLYKLRKPEWKIDSSPDHTHSDTPVQEG, from the coding sequence ATGGCTACTCAGGAAGAGGGTCAGCCCACGGCATCACAGACGTCGGCGCCCGGCCGGACCTTCATCAGCTGGACCTCGATGGCGATCCTCATCGCCACGGCGGTGGCCAGCGTGCGCGGGCTTCCGGCCATGGCGGCCTACGACTGGGCCTCGATCTTCCTCTACGTCCTGCCCGCCATCTTGTTCATGGTGCCGGTCGCGCTCGTCGCTGCCGAGCTGGCCAGCGGCTGGAAGGGCGGGGTCTTCGTCTGGGTCAAAGAGGCCTACGGCGACCAGATCGGCTTCTTCGCGATCTGGCAGCAGTGGATGCAGAACGTCGCCTGGTACCCGGCACAGCTGGCCTTCTTCGCCTCGGCGCTGGCCTACGTGTTCGACCCGAGCCTGGCCAACTCCGGGCTCTTCACCGGCTTGGTGATCCTTGTCGTCTACTGGTTCTCGACCCTCATCGCGACCCGCGGCGTCGACGCATTCGCCAAGGTGGGGACCTGGGGGTTCCTGATCGGCACCATCGTGCCGGCCGCGGCACTGATCGTCTTCGCCGTCATCTACTGGCAGGACGGCGGCACCTCGCACCTGCCGGCTGTCGGTGATGCCGAGTGGTTCCCGAAGTTCACCGGCCTGGCGAGCATCGTGCTCATCGTCAGCAACTTCCTCTCCTACGCCGGCATGGAGATGAACGCCGTGCACGTGACCGAGATGCGCAGGCCCAGCATCGAGTTCCCGAAGGCGATCGTCCTGTCCGTCGTCCTCATCCTGTTCGTCTTCATCCTGCCGACGCTGGCCATCTCCATCGGGGTGCCCGGATCGAGCGTCAACCTCACGCAGGGTGTGCTGCAGGCCTTCGACGTCTTCTTCCACCATCTGGGGATGTCCTGGGGCACCACGGTGATGGCCCTGCTGATCGTCGTGGGCATCCTCGCGTCGGTGGTCACCTGGATCCCCGGGCCCAGCAAGGGCCTGCTCCTCGTGGGCAAGGAGGGCTACCTGCCTCCGCGTCTGCAGGGCACCAACAGTCGGGGGATGCAGGTTCCGATCATGGTCGTCCAGGGCCTCATCGTGACCGCTATGGCCGTGCTGTTCGCGGTGCTGCCGTCGGTGCAGTCGGTCTTCTGGATCCTCACAGCCATGGCCGTCCAGCTCTACCTGCTGATGTACATGGTCATGTTCCTGGCGGCGATGCGACTGCGCCGCACCCACCCCAACGTCAAGCGCGGCTTCCGCACGCCATTGATGCCCGTGGTCGGCACGGTGGGCTTCCTGGGCAGCCTGGCGGCCTTCCTCCTCGGCTTCGTGGAGCCGTCGGGGAACGCGGATGCCACGCCCCAGGGCGTCTACATCCTGATCCTCGTGGCCGGCATCGTCGTGCTCGGCGTCTGGCCGTTCGTCCTGTACAAGCTGCGCAAGCCGGAGTGGAAGATCGACTCCTCCCCGGACCACACCCATTCCGACACGCCGGTCCAGGAGGGCTGA